Part of the Aquimarina sp. TRL1 genome, AACTCCAATTGCTTTAAAGGCTTCGATCAGAGGTATAAAATAGATCTTAGGGTACGTCTCTGAATACAAATGAATAAAACGTTCTTCAAATAATGTTTCCCATTCAATTTCCATAGGGACTTCATTTCCTAATGCCTCTAAAATCTGTTGTTGTAAGTCTGGAAATTGTTCTTCCTGAAATATTTTGGTAAATCTCTTTTCTTTTAATCCCATTATATTTTCTTTTGATGTTTATTCGATGATCAAGATATATCCCGGGGCTTCCCCTGAAATACAATTATCTCCTAAGTAACTCCTCTTATTCTTACTCGAGGTAGTTTACTTCAATTTCAATCAAAAATACATGGAGGTTTTACCTTATTCTCTAATCATTTTATATGTGTCCCTGTTAATTTTATATCTGAACCGAATTAGAATTGTTCCAGAATACGTTTTACATACGATTTCTTTCTTGTTGCTACCGGAATTTTTTCTCCTCCGGTCAGGTGTACAGTATTATTTGAGGTCAGCGTCTGGATATATTTTATATTTATCAAGTGGGATTGATGTACTCGTACAAAGGTGTGATTACTCAATAAATTCTCATAATATTTGAGGTTACGGGCACTCATAATTGTTTGATTTGTGGTATAAAAAACTGTATAGCTCCCATCAGACTGGCAACGTATAATATCATCAATCTGCACAAAATATTGCTGATCTGAAGTTTTAATCAACAGGGTTCTTTGTTCTTCTTTTTTATCTAATTCTGATATTTTCTCTACTGCTTTTTTATAGGCGAGTTCTTTCTTATACCCTACTCTAAATCGATTTATACACTTAAACAGCTCATCCGAATCTATCGGTTTTAGCAAATAATCTATGGTTTCAAATTTAATTGCCTTTATAGCAAATTCATCATAGGCCGTCGTAAAAATAATTTTAAAATTAATTGTATCTAATGCATCCAAAATCTGAAAAGCACTTCCTCCTACCAATTCTACATCCAAGAATACCAGGTCTACAGTTTCATTCTTAAGAAAAGAAATTCCCTCAGGTACATTATCTATTTTAGCGACAATAGTGATGTCTTTCTGTGTATATTTTATCAATTTCTCTAATGCATTCATTGCATTAAATTCATCCTCAATCAATACAGCTCTAATCATAGCATTCTTAGTTTAAATACAACTCTTGTCCCTATAGATTCTTTTATATCATTTACTAAATCCTGAATATAAAAATGTTTTTCCTCTCCTTTTTTTCTATGCTTCAACCGTTCCTTAAAAACATCTGTAGCATGTACCTCATCTTCTATTTCCTTTTGTTTGGAAAAAGCATTTCTTCCCACTCCATTGTCCTCAATGACAAACTGAACACCTTCTTTGGTTTCCGAAATATCAATTAACAACTTTCCCTTTTCCTCTTTATGCTTTAATCCGTATTCGATTGCATTTTCTACAAATGGTTGTAAGAGCATAGGAGGAATAAAAATTTCTCTGGTATTGATGGCTTTTTCTACCATAATTGTGTAGGTAAACATATTATTAAACCGCAATTGTTGTGTCTCTATATAATTAGTTATCATTCCTATCTCCTGGTGTAGCGATATCTTTTCTTTTCTCACATAGTCAAAATTCTGACGAATTAACTTTGAGAACCTGGCAATGTAATTAGAAGATTGCAGAGAATCTCCTTTTAAGATTATGTTTTGGATTGCTGCCAAGGTATTGAAGATAAAATGAGGGTTCATCTGTGCTCTCAATAAGCGTTGTTCTAACTTCGATGCCGTATTAGCAGAACGCAACTTGGTCGTATATAGCCAAAAACCAACTACTATTAATACAAGTAATAAAGACAATACAATAGTAGCAAAGAGTAATTTATTACTCTCATGTAATTCTTTTTCATATGCCAATTCTGCTTCTCTCTGTTTAATTTCATAGGTTACATTTGCGAATGAAAGCAATTTATTTTTTTCCGCTATTGTTTGCTGTTGCTGAATACTGTCTCTAATAATTTGTTGCTCCAAAGCCCGTTGATATTTCTCTTCTAGAATGGCTATAGAAATCAGTTTATCATAAACTTCAATCGATTCGCTATGATTCGTATGTTTTTTGTATTCTCCTAATGCTTTTTCATAATATGTTGTTGCCGAATCATGAACTCCCAACATCAGGTACATATGCCCCAGTCCTTTATATGGTGCTGCATTAATCGCTTTGATATTCTTATTTAATGTTATCGCACCTCTAAAAAATTTTTCTGCATTTTTCTCTTCTTTAGCTTTAAGATATGTATAGCCTATGTTATTGAGAATACTAACTGTCATTTTAGGATCTTTGGTATACTGCTTATTTTGTATAATTTCCTGATAATTCTCCAGAGCTCTGTTGTATTTTTTTTGTAGCACATACACACTAGACATATTACTTTTTATCGCTATTTTAGAAATTGTATCCGGTAAATGTGTAAAGACGGAATCCGCCTTTTTTATATAAGTAAGTGCTTTGTTATAATCTTTTAGTTTGAGATGCAGATGAAATAGTTGATTATATGATTTAGCACAGAGTCTATCGTTAGTAATATCTTGCGAAATACGAAGTGCTTCCAGAGCGTATTCTTGTGCTTCTTCTACCTTCCCCAAATGTAAGCTTGCTGCACATAAGGTTATTAAACTTCTTCCTTTATTATAATCATCTTTTAATTTATGAAATAGCTGATAGGTTTGTTTATGAACCTTTAACGCCTGATAGTACTGATCATTTAAAAAATAAATTTCCCCTTTCTTAAACAACAATATGGCTATTTCGGCTTCATTTATTGCTTCGACGTATTTGGATAGACTATCTATCTTTTTTAAAGCTTGTAATGGTTTTTTTTGTGATATTGTATCTAGAGCACTTAGTGTAGTTGTTATAGCGGGTCGTATAGTTGCTTTTTTATCACAACTCATAAAACAAAAAAACAGCATCAATATACAGCTAAGTTGTATGGATGACTTCATAGTAGAGGGGTAGTGGCTTATTATTACTGCTAAAATACTAAATCCACACTGTATTCACTACATCGAATATAAAACCTATCTAATCGAATTTAAAACTATTTTGCTTTACGGAAAAAACGGGTCTATGTTTCGTTCAGAAAGTGATTTTATATAAGTACCTACGGGTTATACATGCAATAAGTTACGTCTTGACATAATGTAGGTACTTTTTTGACTGTGTTTGTTTCAATGAAAAAATAGCAACCCCTTTACTAATAAACCCCTTTTTATAGAAAAGAATATACTTTGAAAAACAAGTATTTCTTTTCTATAAAACAGAAGACCACCTAAACAATAAAATTCCAATTCCCTCATCCAAACGGTTTATACAAATAGCACATAAAATTATTTTTTTAAACGAATAGATCCCCCCAGTCTAATAGTACAAAAAACATCATATTTTCTTCCTTTTGTAGTATCGGGAATTGGAATTTTCATCGCATCAGATGATCCTTTATTTCATCACTCCAACAAAAATTTCTACTTCGGCATCTGTCGGATTTTTAGCCGCTTCCCCATAGCGTTCAAAATCGGTTTTGTAAGTTCTCCCCAAAGGGGTATTCCAAATGTCTAACCAGGTATTATATACAGCTCCCTGAGTCAAATCACCTTTAGATACAAATGACATATACTCCCCTGCTGATATGGTTATCCCAACCATCCCTTCGGGAATATTATCCAAGGAGGTAACCGCACATCCTACAACGGTATCATAGGGTCTGGTATGATCTTTCTCATAATTTGTATATACTGCGTATAAGGTTTCATCTACTTTATTAGGGATTACTTCCTGTAGTTGTTGTGTCATAAACCGATTCCATAACTCAGGAATATCAGTTGCTGCTTTCATCTCTTCATTAGTAGTTCTTACAGAGACTCCTATGATATAAAAAGAAGTCATGTTTACTTTTTTCATGTCTTTAGTATTAATGATTCTCTGCAAACTTATAAGACAGTAATGTCAACCCTATGTCAGGGGTTCTTTTTTGATTTCTCCTCCCATGTTTTTTTACATATTTCGAAATACTCCTGCAATGTCATCGGATGTTTGGTAAAGTGTTCTTTGACTACTTTTATTTCTTTTATACAATCTAGCCTAAAAGATCGAAACTCATTTTTTAATCTACAAAATGCGATTAAAATCCAGTTTTCATTAGTACTGTACAACGCAAATGGTTCAACGGTTCTCTGCGTCCTATTATCTTCCAGGGACAGGTAATCCAAAAATATTAATTGATAATTAGTGATAGCAGATTGAAGAGAAATTAAAAAGTTACTAGAACTGGTTATATCCCGATCTTTTCGTACGTGAATTCTATTTTCCAGAAGCTCGGTTTTTTCTTTTTGAGAATATCTCAAAACTGCTTTTACTTTTGCTATTGCCTCTTGATAATGAGTTACCAAAGAAATATCCTTATTCGCACTAATCACTTCTGCTGCCGTTATCAAAGCATTTGCCTCTTCTTCAGAAAACATAACTGGTGGCAGCTTATATCCCTCCATCAGGGAATATCCTCTTCCTTCCTCTGTGACAATCGGTATTCCTGATTTTTCTAATGTTCGAATATCTCTGTAGACGGTACGAATACTTATATTGTGCTTTTCGGCAATACTTCTGGCTGTTATCAATTTTCCGGATTGCAGCTGCGTCATAATTGAGGTAAGCCTTACCAATCTTGGTTTCTCTTTCTCCATAAGAATTTCTTGATACTCTATCAAAAGTACATTATTCCCGTAAACTATCTTTATTATTTTTATCTCAAAACACAAGATTTATTCATTAAAGATCATCTTTAAAAAAGGTTCAAAACCTTACGTTTTTTCCTCCTTAATAAAACAAACGTGTCTGAAATGACATTTATCATTTCCTATCCCTTTTTATCTTTTAAATTTTGTAACCATAAATTCTTATTATATCCGTTATGAAAATACACAATAGTTTCACTTTGGCGTTTTTTTTATTCTTTACCTATGTTTCGAACGCTCAATTAAAAATTGATGCCGAATTACGCCCTAGATTCGAATACAGGCATGGTTTCAAAACACTTTTTGCTGATAATGTTGACCCCGCAGCGTTTGTTTCTCAACGAACACGATTAAAAACAGCTTATAAAACTGAAAAGCTGGACTTTTTTCTAAGCATTCAGGATATCAGAATTTGGGGAGATGTCCCTCAGCTAAACACTGCTGACAAAAACGGTTTAAGTATTCATGAAGCCTGGGGAAAAATTATGTTTACTCCGGAGTTTTCTGCAAAAATTGGTCGACAAGAAATTTCCTTGGATGATCAACGTATTTTCGGAAGTGTAGATTGGGCGCAACAAGCACGTAGTCATGATGCAGCTGTATTAAATTACCAAAAAAACAGATTTACCTTAAACATAGGTGCTGCCTTTAATCAAGATGCTGAGAGGTTAACCGAAACAACACTAACTACTCCTAATACTTATAAAAGTTTGCAATATGCCTGGTTGCATAAAGATTGGAATAATTTTTCTGCTAGTTTATTATTTCTCAATAATGGTCTTCAATATATTGATGATACTAATGCAGATAATAATGAAACTAGATATAGTCAGACAGCAGGAACCCATTTTGGTTATAAAAAAAATAAACTAGGTATTATTGGTAATGCATATTATCAATTCGGTAATGACCTGGCTGACAATGACCTGAATGCATATCTCCTTGGTTTAGAAGCCAGTTATAAAATCACTCCCAGTTTTACTCCTATTCTAGGAATCGAAGTACAAAGTGGAAACGACAATGGAACCACTTCAAATAGGGAAAATACTGCTTTTAATCCATTTTATGGAACAAACCATAAGTTTAATGGTTTGATGGATTATTTCTATGTCGGGAATCATATCAATAATGTAGGGCTCATCGATCTTTATGCTAAAGCTAAAATAGCCCTTACAACCAAAGCAAATTTACTGGTTGCCATACATAATTTTTCTGCGGCTGCAGATATGCCTTCTAATGGTGATACTCAATTTGGTAATGAAATTGACTTAGTCTATTCATACAAGATGCAAAAAGACATTGCTATAAAAGCCGGATATTCTCATCTTTTTGCGGCTGATGGAATGGAACTTCTCAAAGAAAATACAGATGGAAACACCAATAATTGGGGATGGATAATGCTTATTATTAAGCCAACCTTATTCACTAGTAACAATTAAAATGCAATAAATCATTATAAAAAAAGCACATTAATAACAGGTATTTAATGTGCTTTTGTCATCATAAAAAGAAACTATATGATTGAGATCATATAAAGTTATAGGTATCTGCCAGTATCTTCACAATCCTCTTAAAGCCTTGTTTAATTTTGTTTCACTTTAATAAGAAATCCTATGATAATTACGGCACAAAAAACAGTAGCAGAAGTAGTCGCTGATAATATAAAAACAGCACACGTTTTTAAGAAATATGGAATTGACTTTTGTTGTGGAGGAGGAATCACTATTCAAAAAGCTTGTTCTAATCATAACATCGATTATGATATAGTTAGGAATGAATTAATGGCTATTGATCAAAAAAATAAAAAGGAGTTTGATTATAACAATTGGGAGTTAGGCTTTTTAATCGACCATATCATACATGTACACCACACTTATGTAGAGGAGAGTATTGGTATCTTATTGGCATACACTGAGAAAGTAGCGAATGTTCATGGACATCATTACCCCGAACTTATTAAAATTAAGGAACTGTTCTTAGAAGTAGCGAATGAATTAACAACTCATATGAAAAAAGAAGAATTAATTCTTTTCCCTTTTATAAAAAAACTAATCAAAGCTGACCAAACACAAACTCCCTATGCCTCTCCTCATTTTGGAACCGTAAAAAACCCGGTACAAATGATGGAATATGAACATGAAAACGCTGGGACAATTTTTAAAACAATTGCTAAATTGACAAATAATTACACCCCTCCAGAAGAAGCCTGCAACACTTTTAAGGCGTTGTATGCTGAGTTAGATGATTTTGAACAAGATTTGCACTTACATATTCATTTAGAAAATAATATTGTTCACCCAAAAGCGGTAGCTTTAGAAAAAAAAGTACAGAACTGTCTGTAAAAAGCTTTTCTATTTACAATAGCAAACCATATTTTTATTTCATTATAGATTATATGGTTTGCTATATCATAAAAGAAGTCCACCATGGTACAGATACAAAAACATGCTACTATCGGAATAATATACTTTTGTATCATTGCCTTTTTAGGGATTATACTGCGAATGTCTCATGTCATATTCCTTTCTACAAATTATAAGCATATTGTACACACTCATTCACATGTGGCATTATTAGGTTGGATCTACACAGGAATAACCTCTCTGATTTACCAGTTATATTTATCCAAAAGAAACATCGGCAAAACATACAAAAGGCTTTTTTGGTGTACACAAATTACCATTATAGGCATGTTGTTTACTTTTCCATTTACAGGCTATGCTTTCTTTTCTATTGTGTTTTCTTCTCTTTTTATAGTTGCTTCTTATTACTTTTTCTGGTTGTTTATAAAAAATACAACTCCCGAACAAAAAAACTCGTTTTCATATGCACTAATCCGAAGCGCTTTAATCTATATGATTCTATCCAGTATTGGTCCCTGGGCATTAGGAATCATAATGAATACACTAGGCAGTTTTTCTCCCTGGTACAAACACGCCATTTATTTTTATCTTCATTTTCAATATAATGGCTGGTTTTTTCTCTCATTGTTAGGGGTCTTTTTTTACATACTGGAACAACAAAAAATAAACATCCCAAGAAAGAGAAAACGCTTGCTATATTACTCCTTTCAGATAGGAATCCTCCTGTCTTTTTTCTTATCTGTATTGTGGAACACTCCAAAATCACTAGTCTACCTTTTAGCCGGCACAGGAGCTATTAGTCAATTATTAGGCCTTGGGGTATTCATCAAAATAAGTAATAGCTCTTTTTTTATTTTTCGCAAAGACCTCTCCCCCTTTAAACGAGGTCTGTATCGATTTATCTTAGGGTTACTCTGTCTTAAGTTTTTTCTCCAGACATTGACGGCGTTTCCTTATTTCTCTAATATTGTTCACTCTAATTTAGACCTTATAATAGGATATCTTCACCTAACATTCTTAGGAATCATCAGCCTGGCTTTATTACTTTTTCTCAATCATTTTTATTTAATAGTACTTCCCAAAACATCTATGACCCTATACTTAATTGGTTTCATAGGTTCGGAGCTTCTTATATGCTACAAAGGAATATCTATCTGGCTACAACTTCCTCTATTTAGTCACTATTTTTTTCTACTCACTTTACTGAGCTGTTTTATGCCGATTGGTATCAGCTTCCTTCTTTTTTCTAATCTCAGGCATTTAAACCGATCTTCTCTCTTGTAATTCATCTATAAAAATAAAGAGTTTATCATGATTTTTTTTTAGTTAAAAGAATAAAAGATGTTTTTATCCTAATATATGATTTAAATCATATTTAAACTATTATTTGTCAATTACTTTTGTCTATCTCAAAACAAAGTAAGGTTGTCTTAAAGTTCAGACATCGGGTATTAAATTCTAAAAAACACTACTATGAAGAGACTAGGAACATTCTTCCTTTTATTCTCTGTTTTACTGTGTATGAGTTGCAGTGAAAAACAAGAAAAGAAAGAAGAAAAATTTACAATTGGAAAAAAACATACCTCAACGAATAAGGTAGAAGAAAAAGAAACAACCTCTCCCGTTATTCTTGCATCCAAAAAGGTTGACTTAACAAACAAAGGTGTTGGTCCCATATCTTCTATAGAATTGCCTGAAAACACCGATAGTTCAATGGTTACTAACGGACAAGCTCTTTTCAAGACAAAATGTATGGCTTGTCATAAAGTCAGCAAAAAATTCATTGGTCCTCCGGTAGCAGGTATTCTAAAAAGAAGAACTCCTGAATGGGTGATGAATATGATGTTAAATCCCGAAGAAATGGTTCAGAAAGATCCATTAGCCAAAGAACTCTTTATTGAGTTTAACGGTTCTCCAATGGCAAATCAAAGCTTGAGCAAAGAAGAAGCCAGAACAATTTTAGAATACTTAAGAACATTATAGAATATCAATAACCCCAAAATCAATTACGTTTAATGAACACAAACATGTATAAAAAGTCGATACGATACTCGCTCTTCTTATTGTGTTTTGCAACTATAAGTTGTAAAAATGAAGCTGTTGACAAGGTATCATCTCCCTCTAAGTCCCAACAGCAAGAGGCACAACAAAGGCAAGGGCAGGCTTTTATCAAAGATGACGAAGCAAAACCGTCTGTATTACACATAGCTATCGGTTCTAAAGATCACACCACTTTAGTGGCTGCCGTACAAGCTGCACAATTAGAAAACTCACTTGTCAATGCTGGTCCTCTGACAGTATTTGCTCCTACAAACGAAGCATTTAATGCACTCCCGGAAGGAACCGTAGACAATTTGTTAAAGCCGGAAAATATAGATCAGCTCGCATACATATTAAAGCACCATGTTACTCCGGCAACCTATGATAAAGAGTTTATAAAAAAATTCAAAAAGCTAGGGCAAGCCAGTAATGAAAACATCCCGGTAGAAGTAAAAAATGGAGAAGTATATGTAGGTGGCGCTAAAATTATTGGTAGCGTTCCTGCCGGTAATGGAATTGTACATGTAGTTGATAAAGTAATTCTCCCTTCTAAATAAATAAAACATGAAAAAGACATTCATTTATCTGTTTATGATAAGTATCGCAGTAACTATTATAAACTGCACCCCAAAAACAAAATCTAAGCAGCAAGGAGCTTTAAACGCATCCGCAGCAGAAAAAGTATATGTCCCTCCTGGAGAGCACGACGATTTTTACGCCTTCGTTTCTGGAGGATTCAGTGGTCAGTTAGCCGTATATGGTCTTCCTTCCGGTCGACTGTTCAAAATAATCCCTGTCTTCTCTCAGGACGCAGAAAAAGCCTGGGGATATAGTGAAGAGACAAAACCGATGCTGAATACTTCTTTTGGGCATATCCCCTGGGGAGATGCACATCACCCGGATATCTCGCAAACAAATGGAGAACTAGATGGTCGTTGGGTATTTATCAACGAGAATAATACACCTAGAATTGCCAAAATAGATCTTACTACTTTCGAAACTACTGAGATCATAGAAGTTCCTAACTCTGCAGGAAACCACAGTTCTTCTTATGTAACTGAAAACACGGAATATGTAATTGCAGGAACTCGTTTTGGGGTTCCGGTACCTCAAAGAGATATTTCGATCAAAGAATACAAAGGTAATTTTAAAGGCGCCTTATCTTTTTTAAAAGTAGATCCCGAAGAAGGACATATGGATCTGTCTTTTCAAATTCTAATGCCGGGATTCGATTATGACAAAGCGCACCCGGGAAGAGGAAAATCTCATGGATGGTTTTTCTACACGACCTATAATACCGAAGAAGCAAGTACATTACTAGAAGTAAATGCTTCACAAAATGATAAGGATTTTATTGCAGCAGTAAACTGGAAGAAGGCAGAAGAATATATCAAGGCCGGAAAATTCAAGACAATGCCAACTAGATATGCACATAATATTTATGACGAAGAAACACATACTGCAACCACTAAGTGGGGAAAAGAAGTTCGTGTTCTGGATCCCGCAGAATGTCCTGGTTTAGTATATTTCTTACCTACACCTAAATCACCGCATGGATGTGATGTAGACCCTACGGGAGAGTACATTGTAGGAAGTGGGAAGCTATCTGCTGATGTAACCGTACATTCTTTTTCTAAAATGATGAAAGCCATTGAAGAGAAAAAATTCACAGGAGAAGCCTATGGTATTCCGATCCTTGATTTTGAAACTGTGAATGCAGGAAGTGTAAAACAAGCAGGACTTGGTCCATTACATACAGAGTTTGATGATAAAGGTCATGGATATACCACTTTCTTTATCTCTTCTGAAGTAGTAAAATGGAAAGTAGGTACCTGGGAAGTTATTGACAGAAAACCCACATACTATTCTGTAGGACACTTAATGATTCCAGGAGGTAACTCCAGAAAGCCATTTGGAAAATACGTATTGGCAATGAATAAAATCACAAAAGACCGCTACCTTCCTACTGGTCCCGAAGTAACACAATCTGCACAATTGTATGACATCACAGGAGAAAAAATGGAGTTACTTCTGGATTTTCCAACAGTAGGAGAACCTCATTATGCTGCCGGATGTCCGGCAGATCTGATAAAATCAAAGTCTAAAAAGATATTTAAACTCGAAGAAAACAAACACCCGTATGTTGCCAAGTCTGCTGAAGATGTAAAAGTAGTACGAAATGGCAATGAGGTTCACATTTATATGACCATGATCAGGAGTCATTTTTCTCCGGATAATATCGAAGGTATTAAAGTTGGAGATAAAGTTTATTTCCATGTAACCAATCTCGAACAAGATTATGACGTCCCTCACGGAATTAGTATGATTGGAGCAAATACATCCGAGTTATTGATCATGCCCGGACAGACAGAGTCTTTTGTATGGGAGCCAAAGCAAGTAGGTGTCTGGCCGTTCTATTGCACTGATTTTTGTTCGGCACTACATCAGGAGATGCAAGGATATGTTCGTGTTTCTCCAAAGGATTCCGACATTGAATTAAGCTGGTCATTAGGGGATGAATAAGCCTTAAACAAGGTACCTCTATAACGTAAATACCATATTCACTCATAATGAAGCAGTCATGATATACCAATGCTTATCAGCCTATCAAAAGAACTTCCATATCTTCAATAATCTGATAAGGACGACCCTTGGTAATCATACGAAACGACTGCTTCATTTTTTTTAAATATTATTCTTATGACGAAGCCAAAAATAATGATGGTATCTGGTGCTGTTATAATTCTAACCTTGTTTCTATTTCCTTTATGGAACATTACATTGGAAGCGCCTCAATACCCTACCCCTCTGGGAATGGATATCTACATCTATAAATTTGCCGACACCCACCCCCATGATATCAAAAATATAAATTTGATGAATCACTATGTAGGAATGCAGGAAATTCCGGAAACGATTCCTGAATTCAAAATATTCCCTATAGTAATCATTTTTATGGCACTTACCGGGGTACTCATCGGTTTTTTCAAAAACTACAAGTGGTATTTGGGATGGTTTATAATAATGAGTGTATTAGCATGTACGGGCATCTATGACTTTTATCTATGGGAATATGAATACGGTCATAACCTGGACCCAAAAGCAATCCTGAAATTCACAAATCCAGACGGAAGTGTGATGGGGTTTCAGCCTCCGCTACTAGGATCTGAGGATATCTTAAATTTCAGAGTGCATTCATATCCGCAACTGGGAGCTTTTTTCTTAGGAGCAGGAATACTCCTCTGTCTATTCGCATACATAACCAGCAAAAAAAATCAAAAAAACACTCTCCTCTCCTAAAATAAATTCAGCATCATGAAAAAAGTATTATTCATTTCTTTTATTTCTATACTGTTGACTTCATGTAATACAGGTCCCAAGCCTATTCATTACGGAACAGACATGTGTTATTCCTGTACAATGACTATTGTAGATAAAAGACATGCAGCAGAAATTGTAACCAGAAAAGGAAAAGTATTTAAGTTTGATGCTACCGAATGTATGATCAACCATATAAAAACAGTAGACACCTCCTCTATCGGCTCTTACCTCACTGTAGATTATACCAAACCAGAATTATTAATAGATGCCACAAAAGCAACTTTTTTAATCACCGAGCAAATCCCCAGTCCGATGGGAGCCTACTTATCAGCCTTTGAAAACCCAAAAGACGCAGACTCTGTTCAGGCAAAAAAAGGAGGAAATATATACTCCTGGAACAAGCTCCTGTCAACTCTTAAAA contains:
- the nosZ gene encoding Sec-dependent nitrous-oxide reductase, which gives rise to MKKTFIYLFMISIAVTIINCTPKTKSKQQGALNASAAEKVYVPPGEHDDFYAFVSGGFSGQLAVYGLPSGRLFKIIPVFSQDAEKAWGYSEETKPMLNTSFGHIPWGDAHHPDISQTNGELDGRWVFINENNTPRIAKIDLTTFETTEIIEVPNSAGNHSSSYVTENTEYVIAGTRFGVPVPQRDISIKEYKGNFKGALSFLKVDPEEGHMDLSFQILMPGFDYDKAHPGRGKSHGWFFYTTYNTEEASTLLEVNASQNDKDFIAAVNWKKAEEYIKAGKFKTMPTRYAHNIYDEETHTATTKWGKEVRVLDPAECPGLVYFLPTPKSPHGCDVDPTGEYIVGSGKLSADVTVHSFSKMMKAIEEKKFTGEAYGIPILDFETVNAGSVKQAGLGPLHTEFDDKGHGYTTFFISSEVVKWKVGTWEVIDRKPTYYSVGHLMIPGGNSRKPFGKYVLAMNKITKDRYLPTGPEVTQSAQLYDITGEKMELLLDFPTVGEPHYAAGCPADLIKSKSKKIFKLEENKHPYVAKSAEDVKVVRNGNEVHIYMTMIRSHFSPDNIEGIKVGDKVYFHVTNLEQDYDVPHGISMIGANTSELLIMPGQTESFVWEPKQVGVWPFYCTDFCSALHQEMQGYVRVSPKDSDIELSWSLGDE
- a CDS encoding nitrous oxide reductase accessory protein NosL; translated protein: MKKVLFISFISILLTSCNTGPKPIHYGTDMCYSCTMTIVDKRHAAEIVTRKGKVFKFDATECMINHIKTVDTSSIGSYLTVDYTKPELLIDATKATFLITEQIPSPMGAYLSAFENPKDADSVQAKKGGNIYSWNKLLSTLKNNTQ